From Acinetobacter sp. ASP199, the proteins below share one genomic window:
- a CDS encoding outer membrane protein OmpK codes for MKLKQIAALCALSSTAALTQAAPIWQDFSLSGLYGESYKSPFATGNEKLDQTTITAEYAAGLKYGDFFAFADRSNNDPEGNATYFEVAPRLSLGAISGQKLEAGPIKDVLISTTWEGGSNFNNYLYGIGFALNIPYTSYANINFYKVDNDKAVQQDDYQMTITYAVPFKIGSEEFLADAFLDWSTAEDDHKSELNWTSQYKWNVGKHISPETKLYVGIEHSVWNNKYGSDIDQHDVSALVKYHF; via the coding sequence ATGAAACTTAAACAAATCGCTGCACTTTGTGCGCTATCTTCTACTGCGGCTTTGACTCAGGCAGCACCTATCTGGCAAGACTTCAGTCTTTCTGGTCTATACGGCGAAAGCTATAAATCACCATTTGCTACTGGCAATGAAAAGCTTGACCAAACCACGATTACTGCCGAATATGCGGCAGGTCTTAAGTATGGTGATTTCTTTGCTTTTGCAGACCGTTCTAACAATGATCCAGAAGGTAATGCAACCTATTTCGAAGTTGCACCACGTTTAAGCTTAGGTGCCATTTCAGGTCAAAAACTTGAAGCTGGTCCAATTAAAGATGTTCTAATTTCTACTACTTGGGAAGGTGGTTCAAACTTTAACAACTACTTATACGGTATTGGCTTTGCATTAAATATTCCTTATACCAGCTATGCAAATATCAACTTCTACAAAGTAGATAATGATAAAGCCGTACAGCAAGATGATTATCAAATGACCATCACTTATGCAGTGCCGTTCAAGATTGGTTCTGAAGAATTCCTTGCCGATGCATTCTTGGATTGGTCAACTGCTGAAGATGATCATAAAAGTGAACTTAACTGGACTTCACAATATAAATGGAATGTCGGTAAACATATTTCTCCAGAAACTAAGTTATATGTAGGTATCGAACATTCTGTTTGGAATAACAAATACGGTAGCGACATTGACCAACACGATGTAAGTGCGCTTGTGAAGTACCACTTCTAA
- a CDS encoding HPF/RaiA family ribosome-associated protein: MNIELRTDKNIRNSDRLITYVRTELNQEFQRHSERITHFSVHLSDENAAKGGDDDIRCMIEARPAGLKPIVVNHHGHNIDTAIRGAIDRLKRSLEHVIEKKDNVRGNPLKLAEEETVTDVEE, encoded by the coding sequence ATGAACATTGAACTCCGTACCGATAAAAATATTCGCAATAGTGATCGCCTAATTACTTACGTTCGTACCGAATTAAATCAGGAATTCCAGCGCCATAGTGAGCGTATTACCCATTTCTCAGTGCATCTTAGCGATGAAAATGCCGCAAAAGGTGGTGATGATGATATTCGCTGCATGATCGAAGCACGTCCTGCTGGCTTGAAGCCAATTGTGGTAAACCATCATGGTCATAATATTGATACCGCAATTCGTGGTGCTATCGACCGTTTAAAACGCAGTCTGGAACATGTGATTGAGAAAAAAGACAATGTGCGTGGTAATCCGCTAAAACTTGCCGAAGAAGAAACGGTTACCGATGTCGAAGAATAA
- a CDS encoding ankyrin repeat domain-containing protein, with the protein MLTAQQQLFVQALEELDLNQVKKLLEDGLNPNFIDMEKGPVISVWSDGLFKWWEEVCEAYEAGNILSNEEKQQKLQVHLDILDTLIAAKVNLHLWDAEEIYGPLWDAASAACVPAVQRLLDENVDPNTRDEDGLTILSSICDLFFDCDFDEVNWAEALEEEKQTLELLRSRGAKMSKELG; encoded by the coding sequence ATGTTAACTGCGCAACAACAGCTTTTTGTGCAAGCACTCGAAGAACTAGACCTGAATCAGGTGAAAAAGCTCCTGGAAGATGGACTCAATCCGAATTTTATTGATATGGAAAAAGGTCCGGTCATTTCTGTCTGGTCAGATGGTCTGTTCAAATGGTGGGAAGAAGTCTGCGAGGCTTATGAAGCGGGCAATATTCTATCTAATGAGGAAAAACAACAGAAGCTTCAAGTGCATCTTGATATTCTGGATACACTGATTGCAGCCAAAGTGAATCTGCATTTATGGGATGCTGAAGAAATTTATGGTCCACTTTGGGATGCAGCAAGTGCTGCCTGTGTACCGGCTGTGCAACGTTTACTGGATGAAAATGTCGATCCGAATACCCGAGATGAAGACGGCCTGACGATTCTATCTTCAATCTGTGATCTGTTCTTTGACTGTGATTTTGATGAAGTCAACTGGGCAGAAGCACTGGAAGAAGAAAAGCAGACGCTGGAACTGCTGCGTAGCCGTGGCGCGAAGATGTCCAAAGAACTCGGTTAA
- a CDS encoding transporter: MTTLKTLGFVALASASVQVFAADFAFDRPGTGFSTTTVPVGQLAWEQGLPSLTYEELDNQKTTRLNADMLLRTGLSDSLELQLGWGGPSWSKVKEDGTSREDDGLGDVSVGLKKAINLDDERLSMALLAEALIATGNQGFSNEEDIYSFSSAVAYQYNDLVNTSITMRYEWQDDQWAIQAVPTLEYKITDKLSGFSEFVYRKAESQDYEYGLGTGVMYALNDRVQLDASVGVDLNGSDKSYTSGLGVAFLF, from the coding sequence ATGACAACATTGAAGACATTGGGTTTTGTGGCACTGGCAAGTGCGAGCGTGCAGGTATTTGCTGCAGATTTCGCTTTTGACCGTCCGGGCACAGGGTTTAGCACGACTACGGTACCAGTAGGGCAGTTGGCTTGGGAGCAAGGCTTACCTTCATTAACTTATGAAGAGCTAGATAATCAAAAGACTACACGACTCAATGCGGATATGTTGTTACGTACAGGTCTAAGCGATAGCCTGGAATTACAATTGGGTTGGGGTGGTCCAAGCTGGTCTAAAGTAAAAGAAGATGGCACTTCTCGTGAAGATGATGGTCTAGGTGATGTTAGTGTTGGTTTGAAAAAAGCGATTAATCTGGATGATGAACGTCTGTCGATGGCTTTACTGGCTGAAGCACTGATTGCGACGGGTAATCAAGGCTTTAGTAATGAAGAAGACATTTATAGTTTCAGTTCAGCCGTGGCTTATCAATATAATGATCTGGTCAATACTTCGATCACCATGCGTTATGAATGGCAGGATGACCAATGGGCAATCCAGGCCGTACCAACACTGGAATATAAAATCACCGATAAATTGTCCGGCTTCTCAGAATTTGTCTATCGCAAGGCGGAAAGCCAAGATTATGAATATGGGCTGGGTACAGGTGTAATGTATGCCCTGAATGACCGTGTTCAGCTGGATGCCAGTGTAGGAGTGGACCTGAATGGTTCGGATAAGAGTTATACTTCAGGCCTGGGTGTAGCTTTCCTGTTCTAG
- the dsbD gene encoding protein-disulfide reductase DsbD yields MDAEKLKDWSRSGSRILFGSLLLSGAVQVQAEAPLLSPEQAFPFTVVSSSPQQAELSWEIPDNYYIYQHMVEVQQNGRTLQLDLPPAEDLHDDNYGQTQVYYQQLQFNIPTQVSQTYQVTWQGCAKDRLCYPPQSIEFKTDLSGLVQYQPTGTGSKRLLDLSNSSDQQNSILDNSSGFNKADTPVNNTASDSSFAAKDQKWSEQLAESSLGYGLLLFFGLGMLLAFTPCSLPMLPILTSLIVRDRRGLQAWAVALCFVTSMAMVYAVLGLIASSAGLNFQRWLQQPVTLIAFSLLFVAFALNLFGLFEIKLPQRLVHRLDQVQAMQQGGTLVSASIMGMVSALLVGPCMTAPLAGALLFISQTQSQWQGALLLFTLGFGMGTPLLIASVLGSRILPRAGHWMNQVKVLFAFIMLALALYFIRPLISEAVLQWLSLGLGLSFVAYILARLFWKNTGLRWLYIICLLSAVPYMIYSQYQHSQRFFIEMAQQQASWHVAASSKDFEQLLATVPKGQRIIVDVYADWCVACQPIEHRVLKSAQVQQALAPYFLIKLDLSHYDATHQTLLNRWEILGPPTYLFLNDQQQEIRGLRLTGAFTEAELLAQIQRFTQAQ; encoded by the coding sequence ATGGATGCCGAAAAACTGAAAGACTGGAGTAGATCTGGCTCCCGAATCCTTTTCGGGAGCCTGCTACTGAGTGGTGCAGTACAGGTACAGGCGGAAGCGCCTTTATTGTCGCCTGAGCAGGCTTTTCCATTTACAGTGGTGTCTAGCAGCCCGCAGCAGGCGGAACTGAGCTGGGAAATTCCAGATAACTATTATATCTATCAGCATATGGTGGAAGTTCAGCAAAATGGACGAACGCTGCAACTGGATTTGCCACCCGCTGAAGACCTGCATGATGATAACTACGGTCAGACCCAAGTTTACTATCAACAATTACAGTTCAATATTCCGACTCAAGTCTCGCAAACCTATCAGGTGACCTGGCAAGGTTGTGCTAAAGACCGGCTCTGCTATCCGCCACAAAGTATCGAATTTAAAACTGATCTGTCCGGCTTGGTGCAGTATCAGCCTACAGGAACTGGTTCTAAACGGCTGCTTGATCTGAGCAATTCTTCAGACCAGCAAAACAGTATTCTGGATAATAGTTCTGGATTTAATAAAGCTGATACCCCGGTAAATAATACGGCTAGTGACTCCAGCTTTGCTGCCAAAGACCAGAAATGGTCTGAACAACTGGCAGAAAGTTCATTAGGCTATGGCCTGTTGCTGTTTTTTGGCTTAGGTATGCTGCTGGCTTTCACGCCTTGCTCCTTGCCAATGTTACCGATCTTGACCTCGTTGATTGTGCGGGATCGACGCGGACTACAGGCTTGGGCGGTTGCCTTGTGCTTTGTCACCAGTATGGCTATGGTCTATGCAGTACTGGGTTTGATTGCATCCTCTGCCGGACTGAATTTCCAGCGCTGGTTACAGCAACCCGTTACGTTAATTGCCTTTAGCTTATTGTTCGTGGCTTTTGCGCTTAATCTGTTTGGCCTGTTTGAAATCAAGTTGCCACAACGCTTGGTACATCGACTGGATCAGGTTCAAGCTATGCAACAAGGCGGAACGCTGGTCAGTGCCAGTATTATGGGGATGGTATCAGCACTGTTGGTGGGTCCCTGTATGACAGCGCCATTGGCAGGTGCATTACTGTTTATTTCTCAAACTCAAAGTCAGTGGCAGGGTGCTTTGCTACTCTTTACCTTAGGCTTTGGGATGGGAACACCTTTGCTAATTGCCAGTGTCCTCGGTTCACGCATATTGCCGAGAGCTGGGCATTGGATGAATCAGGTAAAGGTGCTGTTTGCCTTTATTATGCTGGCGCTGGCATTGTATTTTATCCGCCCACTGATTTCAGAAGCAGTACTACAGTGGCTCTCTCTTGGGCTGGGCTTAAGCTTTGTGGCGTATATATTGGCACGGCTGTTCTGGAAAAATACTGGACTGCGATGGTTGTATATTATCTGTCTGCTAAGCGCAGTACCGTATATGATCTATAGCCAGTATCAGCACAGTCAGCGCTTTTTTATTGAAATGGCTCAGCAACAGGCGAGCTGGCATGTAGCAGCAAGCTCTAAAGATTTTGAACAGTTACTGGCTACAGTGCCAAAAGGGCAGCGGATTATTGTCGATGTCTATGCCGATTGGTGTGTAGCCTGTCAGCCAATTGAGCATCGGGTTCTAAAATCAGCTCAGGTACAGCAGGCTTTGGCACCGTATTTTCTGATCAAACTGGATCTCAGCCATTATGATGCAACCCATCAAACACTGTTAAATCGGTGGGAAATTCTGGGTCCGCCGACATATCTATTCTTGAATGATCAGCAGCAGGAAATTCGTGGATTGCGTTTGACCGGGGCTTTTACTGAAGCTGAATTATTGGCACAAATACAACGTTTTACTCAAGCGCAATAA